CGCGCGCGAGCAGACGGCGCAGACCATCTCGCGCCTGTTCCTGCGCAGCGAACCGCGCAAAGAGCGTTAGCGACGCGGGTTCGCTGGGTGGCCCGCAGCGGCCGCCGCTCCCAGTCGCCCATGGCGACGCCCCACTCTTTCTTCTGGTCGTTCTCTCCGTGAAACCCTTCCTGCGCCACCAACTCGAGCGCTATGCGCAACGCCTCGGCGAGCTGGACTTCCTGCTCTCGCGCGAGGACATCATGTCCGACATGGCGCAGTACCGCGTCATCTCGCGCGAGCATGCCGAGGTCACGCAAATAGCAGGGCGCTACACGCGCTACCAGCAGCGCGAGGCCGACCTGGCCGGTGCGCGCGAGATGCTCGACGACCCGGACATGGCCGAGATGGCGCGCGAAGAGATCACCGGCGCCGAGGAGGAGTTGCGGAAGCTGGAGGACGAGCTGCAGCGCCTGCTGCTGCCCAAGGACCCGGACGACGCGCGCAACGCCTTCCTGGAAATCCGCGCCGGCACGGGCGGCGACGAATCCGCCCTGTTCGCGGGCGACCTGCTGCGCATGTACACGCGCTATTTCGAGCGTGCCGGCTGGCGCTGCGAAGTGGTGAGCGAAAGCGAGAGCGAGCTCGGCGGCTACAAGGAAGTCGTGGTCCGCGTGGTCGGCGACGACGTGTTCGGCCAGCTGCGCTTCGAATCCGGCGGCCACCGCGTGCAACGCGTGCCGGCCACCGAGACGCAGGGCCGCATCCACACCAGCGCCTGCACGGTGGCGGTGCTGGCCGAGCCCGACGAGACGGTGGCGGTGCAGATCAACCCGGCCGACCTGCGCATCGACACCTACCGCGCCAGCGGCGCTGGCGGCCAGCACATCAACAAGACCGACTCGGCGGTGCGCATCACGCACATCCCGACCGGCATCGTGGCCGAGTGCCAGGACGACCGCAGCCAGCACCGCAACAAGGCCAAGGCGCTGCAGGTGCTGTCGGCGCGCATCCAGGAAAAGGACCGCAGCGAGCGCGCCGCCAAGGACGCCGCACTGCGCAAGGGCCTGGTCGGCAGCGGTGACCGCAGCGACCGCATCCGCACCTACAACTTCCCGCAGGGCCGGCTCACCGACCACCGCATCAACCTCACGCTCTACAAGCTGCAGTCGATCATGGAAGGCGACCTGGGCGACGTGCTGGCCGCCCTGCAGGCCGCGCGCGAGGCCGAGCAGCTGGCCGAGCTGGAATCGAGCCTGCCGGCATGACCACGGCACCGGACACGGTCGCCCAAGCCTTGCGCGCAGTCGCCGCGCTCGGCCTCGAACGCCTCGACGCCCAGTTGCTGCTGCTGCACACGCTCGGCCGGCCGGTGCACGAGCGCGCCTGGCTGCTGGCCCATGACGGCGACGGGCTGCCGTCCGACGCCTGGCCGGCGCTGGCCGCCCTGTGCACGCGCCGCCTGGCCGGCGAGCCGGTAGCCTACCTGATCGGCGAAAAGGAATTCCACGGGCTGCCGCTGCAGGTCGACGCCCGGGTGCTGGTGCCCCGGCCCGACACCGAGACCCTGGTCGACTGGGCGCTGGACGTGCTGCAGGGGCGTGACCGCCCGACGGCGCTCGACCTGGGCACCGGCAGCGGCGCGATCGCCCTGGCGCTACAACATGCGCGGCCCGATGCCGTGGTCGACGCGGTCGATGCCAGTGCCGATGCGCTGGCCGTGGCGCGCGAGAACGCGCGGCGGCTGGGCCTGGCGGTGCGCTTCGCCCAGGCCGACTGGCTGGCAGGCGCCGCGTCGGGCTACGACCTGATCGTCTCCAACCCGCCCTACATCGCTGCGGGCGACCCGCACCTGCCGGCGCTGGCGCACGAGCCCGTATCGGCGCTGGTCTCGGGCGCCGACGGCCTCGACGACATCCGCCGCATCGTCGCCGACGCACCGGCCCACCTCGCGCCCGGCGGTTGGCTGCTGCTGGAGCACGGCCACGACCAGGCGGCCGCGGTGCGCGCGCTGCTGGCCGCCGCCAGCTTCGAGGCCGTGCAGTCGCGCGCCGACCTGGCCGGCATCGAACGCTGCTCCGGCGCCCGGCGCGCCGGGGCTTGACCCCACCGGCGGCGGACAAACCGCCGCAGTGAAATAATCCCCTCAGCCCATTCCAGGAGTCCCCACCATGCCCGACGCTCAGCAACGCATCGACGACCTCGTCAAGACCAACGACATCGTGCTCTTCATGAAGGGCAACGCCAGCTTTCCGATGTGCGGCTTCTCCGGCCGCGCGATCCAGATCCTCAAGGCGGTCGGCGTCGACACCAAGGCGCTCAAGACCGTCAACGTGCTGGACGACCAGGAGATCCGCCAGGGCATCAAGGAATACAGCAACTGGCCAACCATCCCGCAGCTCTACGTGAAGGGCGAGTTCGTCGGCGGCTCGGACATCATGATGGAGATGTACGAGTCCGGCGAGCTGCAGCAGGTGATCAACGCCTCCGTCTGACACGCCGCGCAGTTGTCGCGAACACGGGAAAGCGCGAAAACATCCACATCCGAAGGTGTCCGGCACGGCTTATGCTGTGCTTGACTGTCCGCAATCGGAGGTGTTCATGGATTCCCGCTCGTCCCACGACCTGGTCCCTGCTTCGTCGTCGTCCACGTTCCAGCTGCCCGTGGCGCAGTTGCGCAGCGTGTTCCAGCCGCACGACGTCGAACGCAAGCTCGCCAAGCTCCCCGACCGCGATCACGAGCACCTGCGCACCACCTACGAGCGCATGCTCGAACGCGGCCCCGACCGCTTCCAGGTCAAGCCCAGCGGCGTGCCGGACATGGCATCGCTGTACGCCCAGCTCCCCAATTTCACCGAGGTGCTCGATGACGTGCGCCGCCACGTCGCCCTGGCGCAGGACAGCCGTGACGGCCTCGAAGTGACGCCCATCCTGCTGCTCGGCCCGCCGGGCATCGGCAAGACCCATTTCGCCAAGAAGCTGGCCGACCTGCTGGGCACCGGCATGTCGCTGGTGCCGATGAGTTCGATGACGGCCGGCTGGCTGCTCTCGGGCGCGTCCTCGCAATGGAAAGGGTCCAAGCCGGGCAAGGTCTTCGAGGCGCTGGTCGACGGCCAATACGCCAACCCGGTGATGGTGATCGACGAGATCGACAAGGCCGGCACCGACGCGCAGTACGACCCGCTCGGCGCGCTCTACGGCCTGCTGGAGCACGACACCGCGCATGCCTTCGTCGACGAATTCGCCGAGGTGCCGATCGACGCCAGCCAGGTCATCTGGATCACCACCGCCAACGACGCGCGCGGCATCCCGGAACCCATCCTCAACCGGATGAACGTGTTCGAGGTCGAGGCGCCGTCGCACGAGGCGGCGCGGCAGATCGCGCGACAGCTCTATGCGTCGATCCGCGCCGACCACGACTGGGGCCGCCTCGTGTCGCCCGAGCCGAGCGACGATGTGCTCGATCACCTGGCCACCGTGGCGCCGCGCGAGATGCGCCGCGCGCTCATGACCGGCTTCGGCAATGCGCGCCTAGCGCACCGCGAGGAGGTGCAGGTGGACGACCTGCCGCGCGGCGCAGCCGGCCGCAGCCGCATCGGCTTCATGCAGTAAGGGAAGGGTCGCGGCGGCAGGCGCCCGCCGTGGCACCATTGGCGGCCCTGCGACCGCCCCATGACCCTGACCCAAAGCCTGCTCCTCATCGTCGCGCTCATCGCCCTGAGCGCCTTCTTCTCGCTGGCCGAAATCACGCTGGCCGCCTCGCGGCGCCTCCGGCTGCGCCAGATGGCCGACGAAGGCGACGTGCGGGCCGAGCGTGTCCTTCGGGTGCAGGAGCAGCCGGGGCACTACTTCACCGTGGTGCAGATTGGCCTGAACGCGGTCGCGATCCTCGGCGGCGTGGTCGGCGAAGGTTCGCTCAGCCCCTACTACGCGCGGCTGTTCGACCTGTGGTTCAGCCCCGACACGGCGCAGGCCGCAGCCTTCGCCGCGTCCTTCGTCACCATCATCGCGGTGTTCCTGGTGTTCGCCGACCTGTTCCCCAAGCGGCTGGGCATGAACAACCCCGAGCAGCTCGCGGTGCGCATGGTCGGCCCGATGCAGGTGCTGATCACCACCTTCATGCCGCTGGTGTGGCTCTTCACCCGCAGCACCGACCTGCTCTTCAAGCTGCTGGGCATGCCGGCGCACCGCGACGAGCAGATCACCTCGGCCGACATCCTCGCCATGACCGAGGCCGGCGCGCGGGCTGGCGTGCTGGCTGTGCGCGAGCAGCAGGTGATCGCCAACGTGTTCGAGCTCGACACCCGGCTGGTGAGCAGCGTGATGACCTCGCGCGACCGCATCGCCTGGTTCCAGAAGGACGACCCCGAATCCGTGCTGCGCGCGCGCATCGTCGCCGAGCCCTTCTCGGCCTACCCGGTGTGCGACGGCGACATCGACCACGTGCTCGGCTACGTCGACGCCAAGGACATGTTCCAGCGTGTGCTCAGCGGCCAGCCCCTGGCGCTCGACCAGGGCGTGCCGCTGCACAAAGCGCTGGTGGTGCCCGACCGGCTGTCGCTCACCGAGGTGCTCGAGCAGTTCCGCCAGGCGCACGAGGACTTCGCGATCATCGTCAACGAGTACAGCCTGGTGGTCGGCGTGATCACGCTCAACGACGTGATGAGCACGGTGATGGGCGACCTGGTCGGCCCGCAGGACGAAGAGCAGCAGATCGTGCGCCGCGACGAGAACTCCTGGCTGATCGACGGCGTGACGCCGATCCAGGACGTGCAGCGCGCGCTCGACCTCGACGCGCCCCTGCCCCACGCGGACGAGTACGAGACGCTGGCCGGGTTCCTGATGGTGATGCTGCGCCGCGTGCCCAAGCGCACCGACAGCGTCAGCTGGGGCGGCTACACCTTCGAGGTGATGGATGTGGACAGCTACCGCATCGACCAGGTCATGGTGACCGACGTCGAGGGTGCGGCTCAGGCGGCGGCGCGGTCGCTGAAGGCGTAGATCCGCTGGTTGGCGAAGACGGCATCGGGGTACGGCGCGCGCCCCCGGCTGCCGTTGTAGCGGCCGAGCGTCATGAACAGGTCGCCGCGCTCGCGGTCGAGGTAGTGGCGCAGGATGACGCAGCCGAAGCGCAGGTTGGTCTGCATGCGGAACAGCGTGGCCGGGTCGCCGTCGCCGATCACGCGCGTCCAGAAGGGCATCACCTGCATGAGCCCGCGCGCGCCGGCGCTCGACACCGCGAACTTGCGGAAGTTGCTTTCGACCTGAATCAAGCCCAGCACCAGGCTGACCTCGAGCCCCGAACGCTTGCTCTCGTACCAGATGGTCTGGAGCAATTCGATGCGCTCCTGCGCACCCGGGATCTTCTTCTTGAGCCGTTCGCTCATCGCACCCAGCCAGCGCAGGTAGGCCAGCCGCGCCTCGGTGTGGGCGAATTCCGGCACCGGCGGCGCCTTGTTGTGGATGGCCGAACTCAGCGCATTGCGCACCGAGTCGATCAGCGGCTCCTCGATCTGCGCACCGGCCAGGGCGCGGCGTGGCAAGGCCAGCGTCAAGACGCCGGCCGTGGCACCGCCGATCAGCAGCCGGCGGGACAAGGGCGAGCCTCGGTCCGCCGCCGGCTTCATCGTCATGCAGCGAGCTTGGATTGCAGGAAGCTGAGGGCAGCCGCCGCCGGCACCTTGGTGGCCGCGGTGTCGCGCCGGTGCTGGTACTCGAACTGGCCTTCCTTGAGGCCGCGGTCGGAGATCACCAGGCGGTGCGGCACGCCGATCAGCTCCCAGTCGGCGAACATCGCACCGGGGCGCTCGCCGCGGTCGTCCAGCAGCACGTCGACGCCGGCGGCCAGCAGCTGCTCGTAGAGCGTTTCGGCGGCGAGCTTCACCTCGGCGCTGCGGTCCATGCCGATCGGGCACAGCACGACGGTGAACGGCGCCAGCGCGTCGGGCCAGATGATGCCGCGCTCGTCGTGGTTCTGCTCGATGGCCGCGGCCGGCAGGCGCGTGATACCGATGCCATAGCAGCCCATCTCCAGGAACTGCGGCTTGCCGCCTTCGTCGAGGAAGGTGGCGTTCATGCTCTTGCTGTACTTGGTGCCGAGCACGAAGACGTGGCCGACCTCGATGCCGCGCTCGATCGCCAGCACACCCTTGCCATCGGGCGAGGCGTCGCCCGCGACGACGTTGCGGATGTCGGCCACCAAAGTGGGCTCGGGCAGGTCACGGCCCCAGTTCACGCCGGTCATGTGGAAGTCGATCTCGTTGGCGCCGGTGGTCCAGTCGGACATCACGGCGACCTCGCGGTCGGCCACCAGTGTGACTGGCTTCTTCAGGTTCAGCGGGCCGAGGTAGCCGGGCTTGCAGCCGAAGTGATCGTCGATCTCGGTCGTGGTGGCGAAGCGGAAGCCCTGGTCGAGGCCCGGCAGCTTGCTCACCTTGATCTCGTTCATGTCGTGGTCGCCGCGCAGCAGCAGCAGCCAGACCTGCGAGCCGGTGATGTTTCCAGCATTGTCCAGCACGTCGGTCGCCAGCACCAGCGACTTCACCGTGGTCGCGAGCGGCACGCCGAGCAGCTCCGCCACGTCGGCGCAGGTGCTCTTGCCCGGCGTCGGCGTCTTGGCGAGCGGCTTCGTGGCGGCGCCGCGCGGCGTGGCCGGCGCCAGCGCCTCGGCCTTCTCCAGGTTGGCGGCATAGTCGCTGTCGGGGCAGTAGACGATGGCGTCCTCGCCGGTGGCGGCGATCACCTGGAACTCCTCGCTCAGGTCGCCGCCGATGGCGCCGCTGTCGGCGGCCACCGCGCGGTAGGTGAGGCCGAAGCGGTCGAAGATGCGGCGGTAGGCCTGCGCCATGGCCTGGTAGCTCAGCTTGGCCGCGTCCAGGTCGCGGTCGAAGCTGTACGCGTCCTTCATCGTGAACTCGCGGCCGCGCATCAGGCCGAAGCGCGGGCGGCGCTCGTCGCGGAACTTGGTCTGGATCTGATAGAAGTTGCGCGGCAGCTGCTTGTAGCTACGGATCTCCTGGCGGGCGATGTCGGTCACCACCTCTTCGCTGGTCGGCTGCACGACGTAGTCGCGCTCGTGCCGGTCCTTGATGCGCAGCAGCTCGGGGCCCATCTTCTCGAAGCGGCCGGTCTCCTGCCAGAACTCGCCCGGCTGCACGACCGGCATCGTCAGCTCGACGGCGCCGGCACGGTTCATCTCCTCGCGCACGATGGCCTCGACCTTGCGGATCACGCGCAGGCCCATCGGCATGTAGGTGTAGATGCCCGCGCCGAGCTTCTTGATCATGCCGGCGCGCATCATGAGCCGATGGCTGGCGACCTCGGCGTCGGCCGGCGCTTCCTTCAGGGTGGAGACAAAGAAACGGGAAGCTTTCATCGGTCGCGCTCGAAAGGGGTAACGAAAAGGGGGGTGTCGGCGGGCTGCCGCAGGAACCGCTCACTTGCCGAGTGCGACCCGGCAGGCATAATCGACGCAGTTCAAAAATTGGGGTTTGATTATGCTCGACCGGGACGGCTTCAGGCCCAACGTCGGCATCATCCTGCTCAACCAGAGAAACCAGGTTTTCTGGGGCAAACGCATACGCACCCACTCCTGGCAGTTTCCGCAAGGCGGCATCGATCGCGGCGAAAGTCCCGAGCAAGCCATGTTCCGGGAACTGCACGAAGAAGTGGGGCTCCATCCGGAGCATGTGCGGATCATTGCCCGTACCCGTGACTGGTTGCGCTACGAGGTGCCGGATCGGTTCATCCGCCGAGACGCACGAGGCCACTACAAGGGCCAGAAGCAGATCTGGTATTTGCTCCAGCTGGTCGGCCACGACTGGGATCTCAACCTGCGCGCCACCGATCATCCGGAATTCGACGCCTGGCGATGGCACGACTACTGGGTGCCGCTCGACGTCGTCGTCGAGTTCAAGCGAGGCGTCTACGAGATGGCGCTCACCGAGCTCGCACGCTACCTGCCACGGCAGGATTTTCGCAACCGCTTCCTGCGCAGCAATGTGCGTACGCGCGACTTCGACCATCAAGCGCCCGACGCCGGACCCGCGCATCACTTCGACCTGCCCCCGGGCGCCAGCTTCGACCCGGATCCCAATGCCAACACTGCCTCCGACCTCCCGCCGCCGCCCGACCCGTTTCATGCACCGCGCTAGCCGCGCCTTCGCGCTGGCCTGCCTGCTCGGCGTGGCCGGCGGCGCGTCGGCCCAACTGTTCGAGGACCCGGAGTGGAAGGAAAGCGCCGTGCCCCCACCCCCGGCCTTCGACGAAAGCCGCCTGGTGCCGATCGAAATGCCCCGCTACATGACGCTGAAGTTCGGCGTCGATCCGGCCACCATCGCCATCACCGGTGACGGCGTGGTGCGCTACGTCGTGGTGGCGAACAACAAGGCCGGCGGGGCGACCAACGCCTTCTACGAAGGCGTACGCTGTGCCACCGGCGAGATGAAGTCATACGCCCGCTACGGCAGCAATGGCTGGGACGTGCTGCCCAATCCGGAGTGGAAGAAGATGTTCACGCTCAATTCGAGCTACACCCTGCTGCTGTCGCAGCAAGGTCTTTGCCGCGGTGCGGCACCGCGCGGTTCGGTCAACGAGATGGTGCAGCGGCTGAAGAATCCGCTGCCGGAAGTGCAGTAACGACCGTTTAGCGCGCCACGGCCATCAGGACCATGTTGTCCCGGTGGACCATTTCCGGCTCGGCCGCGTAGCCGAGCAGTCGCTCGAATTCGCCGGACGGCTTGCGGCACAGCATGCGTGCCTCGGCGCTCGAATAGTTGGCCAGGCCGCGCGCCAGCTCGACGCCGTTCGGGTCGCGCACGGCGATCACGTCACCGCGCGAGAACTCGCCCTCGACGCTCGTCATGCCGATCGGCAGCAGGCTCTTGCCTTCGCTGCGCACCTTGCCGGCCGCGCCGGCGTCCACCATGACCGAACCGCGAAGCTGCAGGTGGTCGGCCATCCAGCGCTTGCGCGCCTGATGCTTGGCGGTCTGTGCGACCAGCAAGGTGCCGATGGACTCGCCGCTCACCAGGCGCAGCAGCGCGTCGGGTTCACGCCCCCAGGCGATCACGGTCGATGCACCTGACCCGGCGGCCCGCTTGGCCGCCAGGATCTTGGTGATCATGCCGCCGCTGCCGATGGCTGAACCCACGCCGCCGGCCATCGCCTCGAGCGCCAGGTCACCGGCCAGCGCCTCGTGCACGAACTGCGCATCGGGGTGCTTGCGCGGGTCGGCGGTGTAGAGACCCTTCTGGTCCGTCAGGATGACCAGCACATCGGCCTCGACCAGATTGGCCACCAGCGCGCCGAGCGTGTCGTTGTCGCCGAACTTGATCTCGTCGTTGACCACCGTGTCGTTCTCGTTGATGACCGGCACCACACCGAGCCCGAGCAGCGTGAGCAGCGTGGAGCGCGCGTTCAGGTAGCGCTCGCGGTCGGCCAGGTCGGCATGCGTGAGCAGTACCTGCGCGCTGCCGACGCCGTTCTCGCGCAGCTTGGTCTCGTACATCTGCGCCAGGCCCATCTGGCCGACGGCAGCCGCGGCCTGGAGCTCGTTCACCTCGCGCGGCCGGGTGCGCCAGCCGAGGCGCTTCATGCCTTCGGCGATGGCGCCGCTGGACACCATCACGACCTCCCGCCCGTCGCGCATCAGGGCGGCCAACTGCCGGCACCACTCGCCGATGGCCTGCTCGTCGAGCCCGCGGCCCTCGTTGGTCACCAGGCTGGAGCCCACTTTGACGACGATCCGCCGCGCATCGCGCAGTGCAGTGGAACCGGGACTGGAGCTCATGGGGGTCTGTCGATGGTCGGTGGTGAAGCGGTGGCGGTACCGCGCAAGGCGGCTCCGTTCAGGCGAAGCGCGGATCGATGTCCGCCGGCGGCTGCTCGGCCACCTGTTGCGCCTTCACGTGCTGGTAGATCGCCTGCACGAGCGGCTCGCAGCCTTCGCGCGTGAGCGCCGAGATCTCGAACACCGGGCCCTTGAAGCGCAGGCGCTTCACGAAGTCCTTCACGCGCGCCGCACGCTCGTCGCCGGGCACCATGTCCAGCTTGTTCAGGACCAGCCAGCGCGGCTTCTCGTAGAGCCCGGCGTCGTATTTCTTCAGCTCGCCGACGATCGCCTTCGCCTGCGCGACCGGATCGACGTTGTCGTCGAAGGGTGCGAGGTCGACCACGTGCAGCAGCAGACGCGTGCGCT
The sequence above is drawn from the Variovorax sp. J2L1-78 genome and encodes:
- the prfA gene encoding peptide chain release factor 1; the protein is MKPFLRHQLERYAQRLGELDFLLSREDIMSDMAQYRVISREHAEVTQIAGRYTRYQQREADLAGAREMLDDPDMAEMAREEITGAEEELRKLEDELQRLLLPKDPDDARNAFLEIRAGTGGDESALFAGDLLRMYTRYFERAGWRCEVVSESESELGGYKEVVVRVVGDDVFGQLRFESGGHRVQRVPATETQGRIHTSACTVAVLAEPDETVAVQINPADLRIDTYRASGAGGQHINKTDSAVRITHIPTGIVAECQDDRSQHRNKAKALQVLSARIQEKDRSERAAKDAALRKGLVGSGDRSDRIRTYNFPQGRLTDHRINLTLYKLQSIMEGDLGDVLAALQAAREAEQLAELESSLPA
- the prmC gene encoding peptide chain release factor N(5)-glutamine methyltransferase, encoding MTTAPDTVAQALRAVAALGLERLDAQLLLLHTLGRPVHERAWLLAHDGDGLPSDAWPALAALCTRRLAGEPVAYLIGEKEFHGLPLQVDARVLVPRPDTETLVDWALDVLQGRDRPTALDLGTGSGAIALALQHARPDAVVDAVDASADALAVARENARRLGLAVRFAQADWLAGAASGYDLIVSNPPYIAAGDPHLPALAHEPVSALVSGADGLDDIRRIVADAPAHLAPGGWLLLEHGHDQAAAVRALLAAASFEAVQSRADLAGIERCSGARRAGA
- the grxD gene encoding Grx4 family monothiol glutaredoxin; the protein is MPDAQQRIDDLVKTNDIVLFMKGNASFPMCGFSGRAIQILKAVGVDTKALKTVNVLDDQEIRQGIKEYSNWPTIPQLYVKGEFVGGSDIMMEMYESGELQQVINASV
- a CDS encoding AAA family ATPase, with amino-acid sequence MDSRSSHDLVPASSSSTFQLPVAQLRSVFQPHDVERKLAKLPDRDHEHLRTTYERMLERGPDRFQVKPSGVPDMASLYAQLPNFTEVLDDVRRHVALAQDSRDGLEVTPILLLGPPGIGKTHFAKKLADLLGTGMSLVPMSSMTAGWLLSGASSQWKGSKPGKVFEALVDGQYANPVMVIDEIDKAGTDAQYDPLGALYGLLEHDTAHAFVDEFAEVPIDASQVIWITTANDARGIPEPILNRMNVFEVEAPSHEAARQIARQLYASIRADHDWGRLVSPEPSDDVLDHLATVAPREMRRALMTGFGNARLAHREEVQVDDLPRGAAGRSRIGFMQ
- a CDS encoding hemolysin family protein translates to MTLTQSLLLIVALIALSAFFSLAEITLAASRRLRLRQMADEGDVRAERVLRVQEQPGHYFTVVQIGLNAVAILGGVVGEGSLSPYYARLFDLWFSPDTAQAAAFAASFVTIIAVFLVFADLFPKRLGMNNPEQLAVRMVGPMQVLITTFMPLVWLFTRSTDLLFKLLGMPAHRDEQITSADILAMTEAGARAGVLAVREQQVIANVFELDTRLVSSVMTSRDRIAWFQKDDPESVLRARIVAEPFSAYPVCDGDIDHVLGYVDAKDMFQRVLSGQPLALDQGVPLHKALVVPDRLSLTEVLEQFRQAHEDFAIIVNEYSLVVGVITLNDVMSTVMGDLVGPQDEEQQIVRRDENSWLIDGVTPIQDVQRALDLDAPLPHADEYETLAGFLMVMLRRVPKRTDSVSWGGYTFEVMDVDSYRIDQVMVTDVEGAAQAAARSLKA
- a CDS encoding lytic transglycosylase domain-containing protein; translated protein: MTMKPAADRGSPLSRRLLIGGATAGVLTLALPRRALAGAQIEEPLIDSVRNALSSAIHNKAPPVPEFAHTEARLAYLRWLGAMSERLKKKIPGAQERIELLQTIWYESKRSGLEVSLVLGLIQVESNFRKFAVSSAGARGLMQVMPFWTRVIGDGDPATLFRMQTNLRFGCVILRHYLDRERGDLFMTLGRYNGSRGRAPYPDAVFANQRIYAFSDRAAA
- a CDS encoding proline--tRNA ligase, producing the protein MKASRFFVSTLKEAPADAEVASHRLMMRAGMIKKLGAGIYTYMPMGLRVIRKVEAIVREEMNRAGAVELTMPVVQPGEFWQETGRFEKMGPELLRIKDRHERDYVVQPTSEEVVTDIARQEIRSYKQLPRNFYQIQTKFRDERRPRFGLMRGREFTMKDAYSFDRDLDAAKLSYQAMAQAYRRIFDRFGLTYRAVAADSGAIGGDLSEEFQVIAATGEDAIVYCPDSDYAANLEKAEALAPATPRGAATKPLAKTPTPGKSTCADVAELLGVPLATTVKSLVLATDVLDNAGNITGSQVWLLLLRGDHDMNEIKVSKLPGLDQGFRFATTTEIDDHFGCKPGYLGPLNLKKPVTLVADREVAVMSDWTTGANEIDFHMTGVNWGRDLPEPTLVADIRNVVAGDASPDGKGVLAIERGIEVGHVFVLGTKYSKSMNATFLDEGGKPQFLEMGCYGIGITRLPAAAIEQNHDERGIIWPDALAPFTVVLCPIGMDRSAEVKLAAETLYEQLLAAGVDVLLDDRGERPGAMFADWELIGVPHRLVISDRGLKEGQFEYQHRRDTAATKVPAAAALSFLQSKLAA
- a CDS encoding RNA pyrophosphohydrolase, which produces MLDRDGFRPNVGIILLNQRNQVFWGKRIRTHSWQFPQGGIDRGESPEQAMFRELHEEVGLHPEHVRIIARTRDWLRYEVPDRFIRRDARGHYKGQKQIWYLLQLVGHDWDLNLRATDHPEFDAWRWHDYWVPLDVVVEFKRGVYEMALTELARYLPRQDFRNRFLRSNVRTRDFDHQAPDAGPAHHFDLPPGASFDPDPNANTASDLPPPPDPFHAPR
- a CDS encoding CNP1-like family protein, giving the protein MHRASRAFALACLLGVAGGASAQLFEDPEWKESAVPPPPAFDESRLVPIEMPRYMTLKFGVDPATIAITGDGVVRYVVVANNKAGGATNAFYEGVRCATGEMKSYARYGSNGWDVLPNPEWKKMFTLNSSYTLLLSQQGLCRGAAPRGSVNEMVQRLKNPLPEVQ
- the proB gene encoding glutamate 5-kinase, giving the protein MSSSPGSTALRDARRIVVKVGSSLVTNEGRGLDEQAIGEWCRQLAALMRDGREVVMVSSGAIAEGMKRLGWRTRPREVNELQAAAAVGQMGLAQMYETKLRENGVGSAQVLLTHADLADRERYLNARSTLLTLLGLGVVPVINENDTVVNDEIKFGDNDTLGALVANLVEADVLVILTDQKGLYTADPRKHPDAQFVHEALAGDLALEAMAGGVGSAIGSGGMITKILAAKRAAGSGASTVIAWGREPDALLRLVSGESIGTLLVAQTAKHQARKRWMADHLQLRGSVMVDAGAAGKVRSEGKSLLPIGMTSVEGEFSRGDVIAVRDPNGVELARGLANYSSAEARMLCRKPSGEFERLLGYAAEPEMVHRDNMVLMAVAR